Proteins encoded together in one Flavobacterium keumense window:
- a CDS encoding MDR family MFS transporter, whose protein sequence is MIQSGLQRYINNFRGFRREVWILALITFINRAGTMVLPFLSKYLKEDLHLSYSQVGWIMVCFGFGSMLGSWLGGKLSDKIGFYKIMIFSLFTSGVLFFFLQYVTSFWALCVSMFTIMVIADMFRPAMFVSLSTYAKPENRTRALTLVRLAVNLGFAAGPALGGLIILNQGYQALFWVDGSTCIIAIVLFAVLVKEKKVPEDLIAKKQAESERESVFKDKIFWIFLFVCFITAVLFFQLFTTLPLYHSEHFGLTEFQSGLILSFNGILIFFLEMPIVSYCQRKNISKLSIILWGCVLMSISFYILLFNAWAGILIVSLLFITFGEMFIFPFSNSFAMSRAPKGHEGRYMALFTMSFSLAHISSSKMGLEIISQWNYQANWFVMGSLGIIAVLCCIWLQRLLALEE, encoded by the coding sequence ATGATTCAATCAGGACTGCAACGCTACATCAATAATTTCAGAGGCTTTCGAAGAGAAGTTTGGATTTTGGCATTGATAACCTTTATCAATCGTGCAGGAACCATGGTATTACCCTTTTTATCCAAATACCTTAAAGAAGACTTGCATCTTTCCTATTCACAAGTAGGTTGGATAATGGTGTGTTTTGGTTTTGGATCGATGCTAGGCTCTTGGTTGGGCGGTAAATTATCCGACAAAATTGGGTTTTATAAAATCATGATTTTCAGTTTGTTTACTAGTGGTGTGTTGTTCTTTTTCTTGCAATATGTCACTTCGTTTTGGGCTTTGTGTGTCAGTATGTTTACCATTATGGTCATTGCCGATATGTTTCGTCCTGCCATGTTCGTTTCGTTAAGTACCTATGCTAAACCCGAAAACCGTACCCGTGCCTTAACTTTAGTGCGTTTAGCCGTTAACCTTGGTTTTGCTGCAGGTCCCGCTTTAGGAGGTTTGATTATTTTGAATCAAGGTTATCAAGCCTTATTTTGGGTCGATGGAAGTACCTGTATCATTGCGATTGTTCTCTTTGCAGTATTGGTTAAAGAAAAGAAAGTCCCTGAAGATTTGATTGCTAAAAAACAAGCTGAATCTGAGCGTGAATCAGTGTTTAAAGACAAAATATTTTGGATTTTCTTATTCGTTTGTTTCATTACTGCGGTCTTGTTCTTTCAGTTATTCACCACGCTCCCGCTCTACCATAGTGAACATTTTGGTTTAACCGAATTTCAAAGCGGATTGATTCTTTCCTTTAACGGAATTCTCATTTTCTTTTTAGAAATGCCCATTGTGAGCTATTGCCAGCGCAAAAATATTAGCAAACTAAGCATCATTCTTTGGGGATGTGTTTTAATGTCGATTAGTTTTTACATTTTGTTATTCAACGCTTGGGCGGGCATCTTAATTGTGAGTTTGCTCTTTATTACTTTTGGCGAAATGTTCATTTTCCCCTTCTCCAATTCTTTTGCTATGAGTCGCGCTCCCAAAGGCCACGAAGGTCGCTATATGGCCTTATTTACCATGAGTTTTAGTTTGGCACACATTAGCAGTTCTAAAATGGGATTGGAAATCATTAGCCAATGGAATTACCAAGCCAATTGGTTTGTCATGGGTAGTCTAGGCATAATTGCTGTGTTGTGTTGTATTTGGCTGCAACGTTTATTGGCTTTGGAAGAGTAA
- a CDS encoding SsrA-binding protein, translated as MFKVLAKINKILLPSLTKQGLDVTKAKKWQMALIAYRYYVTSRALDK; from the coding sequence ATGTTCAAAGTGTTAGCCAAAATCAACAAAATACTATTGCCAAGTTTAACCAAACAAGGTTTGGACGTGACCAAAGCGAAGAAATGGCAGATGGCATTGATAGCCTACCGCTATTATGTAACTTCTAGAGCCCTAGACAAATAA